One region of Endozoicomonas sp. Mp262 genomic DNA includes:
- a CDS encoding c-type cytochrome, with protein sequence MKRKLLILVGVVLITGCWNNDQMYEPGEERPGGDTSVNASGRDAFSFPSANMSMSNRLTFSVGNSFFTNPWVSAPSSTKARDGLGPLFNTNACQSCHIKDGRGHAPEMNGELKAPMLVKLSIPARAVGDSGRILKQGSIPDPVYGGMLHSFGLPGVVPEGYGFVEYQYEKVLFSDGESIELRKPVISIKSLGYGPLPENMMISARIAPTMIGLGLLEAISDIDILKNEDPGDFNGDGISGRVNNVWDIKKGKTVIGRFGWKAAQPNILQQSAIAFSDDMGLTTTLFPEEPCTAKQQACLDRRAGEQPEVSDEILGQVTFYARNLAVPVRKGAKDEEVLLGKKLFHRANCSSCHTPSYITPFRAKRAEQSTQLIWPYTDLLLHDMGEGLSDQRPEFEASGSEWRTAPLWGIGRSKEVNPRATFLHDGRARTLMEAIIWHGGEAEQSRKNVINMSKKEREALIAFLKSL encoded by the coding sequence CGCTTTCTCTTTCCCGTCCGCTAATATGAGTATGAGTAACCGGCTCACTTTCAGTGTAGGTAACAGTTTTTTTACCAACCCCTGGGTTTCAGCGCCCTCTTCCACCAAGGCTCGCGATGGTCTGGGGCCATTATTTAATACCAATGCCTGCCAAAGTTGCCATATTAAAGATGGTCGAGGCCATGCTCCGGAAATGAATGGAGAGCTAAAGGCACCGATGCTGGTTAAATTAAGTATTCCTGCCCGGGCTGTGGGGGACTCGGGTAGAATTCTTAAGCAAGGCTCAATTCCTGATCCGGTTTATGGGGGGATGCTTCATAGTTTTGGCTTGCCGGGGGTGGTGCCTGAAGGGTATGGATTTGTGGAGTATCAATATGAAAAGGTTCTCTTCAGTGATGGTGAGTCGATAGAGTTAAGGAAACCGGTCATATCCATCAAAAGCTTGGGGTATGGGCCTTTACCTGAAAATATGATGATATCTGCCCGTATAGCCCCGACCATGATAGGTTTGGGACTTCTGGAAGCTATATCAGACATTGATATATTGAAAAATGAAGATCCGGGTGACTTTAATGGTGATGGTATTTCCGGGCGGGTTAATAATGTCTGGGATATAAAAAAAGGCAAGACGGTTATTGGGCGGTTTGGCTGGAAGGCCGCCCAGCCTAATATATTACAGCAGTCAGCCATAGCCTTTAGTGATGATATGGGGTTGACAACAACCCTGTTTCCAGAAGAACCCTGTACGGCGAAACAGCAGGCCTGCCTGGATCGCCGGGCGGGTGAGCAGCCTGAAGTGTCTGATGAAATACTGGGGCAGGTGACTTTTTATGCCAGAAACCTTGCGGTTCCTGTGCGCAAGGGAGCTAAGGATGAAGAGGTGCTTTTAGGAAAAAAACTATTCCACAGGGCTAACTGCTCTTCCTGTCACACCCCCAGCTATATCACACCTTTCAGGGCTAAAAGAGCAGAGCAGTCAACCCAGCTTATCTGGCCTTATACCGATTTACTGCTTCATGATATGGGAGAGGGTTTGTCTGACCAACGGCCTGAGTTCGAGGCCAGTGGCAGTGAATGGAGAACAGCACCGCTATGGGGAATCGGTCGATCAAAAGAGGTTAACCCTAGAGCCACCTTTTTGCATGATGGCAGGGCCAGGACATTAATGGAAGCGATTATCTGGCATGGTGGTGAGGCGGAGCAGTCCAGGAAAAATGTAATTAATATGAGCAAAAAGGAGCGAGAGGCGTTGATCGCGTTTTTAAAGTCCCTGTAG